The sequence TTGGCTGCTCACATTTGCTGCCAAAGTAACTTTTGAAGCCGTAACTTTTTTTCCTTTGATTCGAATTGGCGGATAACCTTCTTCTTTTTCATAAGAGATTTCAACTCCCAATTGTCTTAAAGTATCAACCAAAATTTTGATTGGGCGCTCTTGCATTCTGCTAGAACCTGTCATAACCACTTCTCGGCCTTCGTTTACAGCAAAATAAGCAGTAAGAAAACGCATTGCTGTTCCGGCATGGTGAATGTCTACAATTTCGTCATTTCCAGCCAAAGCTTTTTGCATAACTTCGCTATCATCAGAATTTGAAGTATTGGCTAAAGTAATATTTGGAAATAAAGCTTTTAATAACAATAAACGGTTCGTTTCACTTTTTGAACCTGTGATATTTAGTTGCGAATCATCAATTGTAAATGGTGAATTCGTGCTTAATTTTAAATTCATTTTTTTAATGTAAGTTGTGAATTTTGAATTATGAATGATTAGAAATATAATTCAGCCCCGCAATTTACCACTCCCCGTTCATAATTCAAAATTCAAAACTCATAATTCAAAACTTATGAGCGATATTTCACAATTATTTCAATTTATCATTGTTTTTGTGACGATCTTTATCTCTAACCGATTTTAAATCCATTTTTTTGTCAAAAGCGGCTTGTAAATCGATTCCGGTTTGGTTTGCCAGACATAAAACCACAAAAACAACATCGGCCAATTCTTCACCTAAATCTTTGTTTTTATCACTCTCTTTCTCAGATTGTTCTCCGTAACGACGTGCAATAATTCGGGCCACTTCTCCAACTTCTTCTGTAAGTTGCGCCATATTGGTCAATTCATTAAAGTAACGAACTCCGTGTTCTTTTATCCAAGTATCAACATCAAGTTGTGCATTTTTCAAATCCATGATTTCATTTTTTGGACAAAAATAAGCCAAACTTCATTTTTTTAAATACGCTTTAAAACAATTTTTTCTGTTTCTTTCGCAATCATTCCCTTAAAATATTCTTTCAGCATTTCATACTTTTCTGCAGAAAAAATTGCGTCATTAATTTGGCTTGCAATAGAAAATTGCACAGTATTGCCATTTTGAGCAACAACAAATTTAAAGCTTCCTGCATTGTCTTCCATATTTATAGCTGCTGAAGCTGGCAAAGTTTCAACCGTAAATCCATCCGGAATTTGGATATTGATACTGTATTTCTCCAATTGTGGGAATCCAAAATCTACAGGATATTCTCGAACTTCTTGTTTAAACGGATTTTTATCATTGGTGAAAAACAACATCGGACTCACATAAATTTTGCCTCCAATTATTTCGCACAAATCATTTCCTGTAAATGAATAGGTTTCTATAGTAGGCAATAAAATGTCTTTTTCGTTTGTTCGGCTGTAATCGTTGATTTCAATTTTTCCGTTTTTGTTTTCTAATTTCTCCAGATAATCCTCTTGTTTAACACCATCTATTTTTTGTCTAGTTATTAGCGCCATGTGATCAGAACATTGTCTTCTGGTTTTCCCCGAAATTTTTCCTTCGGCATCGATATTGTAACTCATGAAAACAACATCATTTGACGGTTTTTTCGGAGTCAGCTCAATTTCTTCAGAAGTTCCATCTTTACGAATTAATCTTCCAGACCAATTCAATGTTCTAAAAGGAAGAATATTTGGTGTTGAAAATTTATCAGATGCATCTAATAATAAGTAACCAGTTGGCGTTTCAACTGCGGCAATTACATAATCAAAAGCTGTTCTGTTAGGAAATAATGCTATTCCGTTTTCACGTGTACTCACCAAGACCGGATTTGCCTCTAAACCTGAGTAACGAAGCATGGAAGTCAACATTAAATTAATATCACCAATATTTCCCGTTTTTTCTTTGTATGCTTTTTTAACTCCATTATCACAGTCGTAGCCTTTATAACCATTCCATTTCACATTTGATTTAACATGGTTTAAAATCACCCAAATTTTTTCTTCTGGCGTATTTTTTCCTGCTAAAAGGCCTTTTAAATCATCTTCATAATAACCTGTTTTATTTAATTCTGGGCCAAAACTTTCGTAATCATAAATGGTTTTTGCAACTGAATTCCAATCTGTAGAATACATCTTCATTTGTGAATTTGGAAACTTTGTCATCGATAATTCATGCTGAATACTTGAAACATAATTATCCATATTGTTAACAAAAGCTTCCTCTTTAATTGCTGGAAAATCTTGTGCTACATAAGTCGTTCTTGTTTCGGTATAATCAATTTTATCTGTACTAAATGTCGTTGTTGAAACTTGTCCTTGAGATCTTTCTTTATTTGTAAAAATGATCGATTTTGGGCTTTTTTCAACCGTCATTTTAGGAAAAACATATCCTTTTTGTCTTGAATTAAAAACATAATACTCTGGAATAGCCGTCATAAACTCCGAGTAATTTACCGGAATCGTTTCTTGAAATTCCCATTCTCTGATCGATCGGTCACTTGGGCTTTTGATTGTATATTTGTATTCAATTACAGAACCTTCCTTCACATTGGGCATCGTAATTTTCTTTTGAGATCTGTATTTATTCAAAACTTCGTCAAAAGTACCTTCTGTTTTAAGCTTTGTTTTCTCAATTTTTCCATTTACTAAATTGTAGGTGTAAGCATCTGAAAAATATACTTTTTCAGTAAAATTAGACTGTTTATAATACCAAACTGCCTTATTTGCCCAATCGTAACCTTCTTTTTTATAAATTTTGATTCGGGCTTCGACATCGGTCACAGTTACAAAACCATCTGTTTGATCGTACTCAATTCTTGCTTTTCCCTTTTTGTACAAAATAGCCGCTGGAGCTGCCGAGTCTTTAGGATGTGCTTTTTGCTCTAGTTCGGCAACAGTTACTTTTCCTAGTTTGAATTCTTGAGCTGTTATTTTTGAAAAAAGCAATAACGCGATTGCAAGACTAAAAAGTTTAATTGGTTTCATTTTGGTAATTCTTGGTTAGTTTTTTATTAGTTTTTTGTCAGGATAATTTTGGCGTTGTCATTTTTTGAAATCTGTTCCATAAAAAGACGATATTCATCATATTCTTTGTTTGAATATTTTCCTTTGATCAAAAACATACTTCGTTTATAGACTAGCTTATTATTATCTTTTTTAATTATTTCGGTTTTGTATTCTCCAAATTTCCCTTTCAATTCATAATTGGCAGGAAGAAACTCGATTGAAAAACCAGCTGGAAGATTCACTTCAATTTCATCAGAATCCAAATAGCCACGCTGAATTTCAAATGGATTTTTTCTATTTCTGATGCGCTTCACACTTTGATTATTTTGATTGAAAGCATCAAGAGCAAAAATCATTTTGTTAGCCGAAATAGAAGCATAGTTTATTGCGCTTAGCTGTACATCTTCAGTAAAACGAATATTTTCCTTATCGTTTGTAAATGTTATTTTTCCTAACTTAAGATTATTGATATTATCCCAATATTCTTTGTAATGCGCTTCTTTTTCTGTTGGCTGATAAGCTTCAATTCTAAATTTCGAATTGTATTGAGAACCCTCTGATACAATTGAAATTGAACCCGAAAAATGCCCATTTTCATCAATTGTATAAACCCCTTTATCTTTTTGGGTATTTCCTTTGTCATCATATACTTTTGTTCGAACAATTTGGCCACCTTCTGGTTTTACTACCAAAACATCACGGTCATCTGTAAAAGTTCCTTGATAACCAAAAGGATCATCTTGGCTTGTGCATTCCAACCAAGTATAATTGTCTCCGTTTGGAATTGCCAAAATCATATGATTTCCCTGCATCGAAACAAAATCAGATTGAATATTAGATTTGTAACGATCACCATATAAAATGGTATTGTATGAAGGCACATCGACTGCTTCTAAAAGTGCTTTTGTATAATTTGAAAGTGCTTTACAATCTCCATATCCTAAACGATCTACATCGCTTGCCTGCATTGGTTTCCAGCCTCCAATACCAATTGCGATATTTACATAGCGTGATTTTTTCTGCACATAATCGTAAATGATTTTTGCTTTTTTGATTGGATCTTTTTCATTGCCTACAAGCGCTTTCATTTTTGCTTTGGTTTCTTCTGGCAAAGTGGTTGTTCCCGTAAGAATCTTTTCTCCGTACCATTTCCCAAACGCTTCCCAAGTTGTTGCAGTTCCATCAACACCTTCGAGATGAAATTTTTCTAGACCCATTATAATTTTTGGAAATAAATCCCCTGGAGACGGACTCAACTCTTCGGCTTTTTGTGCCAATATATTCGATGCAACATAACTCAGCTTAGTACTGGTTTCTTCTGTCTTTTTTATATTAAACCCAGCAAATTCAAATTCTTTTTTCTTAAAACCTAAATCGCTTGGAAAAGTGACATTTAGAATACATTTTTCGACACTTTCATTATAATCACTTAAAAAATACCATCGTGGCAAAAAAGCGGTGTTTGAAGTTTCTGTTTCACAGGTATAAGCAATCGTAAACGGATATGAAATTGGTGTATAATTTAGATAAACCACTCGGTTATCTGAAAAAAGCGTACTGCCGCTTACCGCGCTCTGATCTCTAAAATCTTTTCGTTTTATTTTTTTGATTTCATTGCCAGTTGCATCATAAACAATTGCCTCGATGCTATTTATTGAAGTCGTTTTGTCGTAGTGTTCATAAGCTTCAATATCCGAAAGCCCCTTGTCGTTTAAAACCGTTACAACTCTTTGTTTCTTGATAACCATGCTTCTTTGCGAAACAATATTAACATCCATTTGGTCTAATCGTACGACCGCATTAGCGTTTTGCTTTAAACTGTCTGGAATTGTAGTAATCGCATAATTTGCCTTTTGAGCATAAAAATTAAGAGTAGTTAAGAATAAAAATAACGTAAAAAAGGGGTTTCTCATTAGTAAGTAATTTCTCCAAATATATATTTTTTTTAGAAATCCTTAACATTTGTTCATATTTTTTTACTCCCTGTTTTTGCTGTCCATAACAATCGTTACAGGACCGTCATTTAAAAGGCTGACTTTCATATCGGCACCAAAAATTCCGGTTTGGATTTTTTTGCCAAACTCTTTTTCTAACGATTTTACGAAGTTTTCATACATCGGAATAGCAAAATCTGGTTTGGCTGCTTTTATGTATGAAGGGCGATTTCCCTTTTTTGTAGAAGCGTGAAGTGTAAATTGGCTCACAGCAATTATATCGCCATCAACATCTTGAACAGAGCAATTCATGACATCATTTTCGTCTCCAAAAATTCTCATTTTGATTATTTTTCCAGCAAGCCAATCAATATCTTCCTGAGTATCGGCATCTTCGATTCCAACTAAAATCAATAATCCTTTTTGAATATCGGCTGTTTTTTGACCGTCAACTGTTACTGACGCTTCGGAAACTCTTTGAATTACAACTTTCATTTATTTAAGTCTAAAAGTTCAAAGTCAAAAGTCGAAAGTCTCGTAAGTTTCCAAAAACTTTATGACATTCGACTTTTGACTTTTAACTAATTTTTATTTTCTCGTTTCATCACTCGCGGCACGATCTTCACCATAAGTATCCGTTCGATAGTGCTCTTCGTCGCCTTCTAAAATTTTAAGATAACTATTGTAACGCGACCAGGCGATTTCATCTTTTTCTAAAGCGGCTTTTATGGCGCAATGCGGTTCTTCTTTGTGTAAACAATTGTTAAACTTGCATTGATCTTTTAATTTGAAGAATTCTGGAAAATAACCGCTGATTTCTGATGGTTCCATATCCACAATTCCGAAACCTTTAATTCCTGGTGTATCGATAATTCTGGCATCAAATGACAAATCGTACATTTCAGCAAAAGTTGTGGTATGCTGGCCTTGCTTGCTTTGCTCTGAAATTACGGAGGTTTTCAAATGAAGACTTGGCTCCATCGCATTCACTAAAGTCGATTTTCCGACTCCCGAATGCCCAGAAAACATACTGACTTTGCCGACCATCATTTCCTTCAGCTTATCAACGCCTTTATTTTCTGTTGATGAAATACGGAGACATTTATATCCAATTTCCTGATAAATATGCTGTAAATAAAGCTGATCGTCTAATGTTTGTTCTGTTAAAGTATCGATTTTATTAAAAACAAGAATCGCTTCAATTCCGTAAGCTTCGGCAGTAACCAAAAAACGATCTATAAAACTTGTAGTTGTTGGTGGATTATCGATTGTAACCAATAAAAAAACCTGATCGATATTCGAGGCAATAATATGAATCTGCTTAGACAGATTAACCGATTTGCGAACAATATAGTTTTTTCTTTCGTGGATATTATGAATCATTCCGGTCACAGCATCTGAAGTTTCCTCCAATTCATAATCAACAATATCGCCTACAGCAATTGGGTTGGTACTTTTTATACCTTTAATTCTAAATTTCCCTTTCATACGGCATTCCAAAAAATCTCCATTTTCAGATTTTACGGTGTACCAGCTTCCTGTAGATTTATAAACGGTTCCTGTCATTCTTTAATTTTAGATTGCAAATTTTAGATTTTAGATTGCTCTTTAACCTCAAAAAATAAAAGGCAAAATTACGTTTTTAGAATGGAACAACGCAATTTCGCCTTTTAAATTTGAAATCTAAGCTTTGGATTTCCGAATTTTACCAAACAATTTCGGCTAAAACGTCATTTTCTTTTACTTTTCCTAACTGAATCGTTTTCAAAGTTCTCGACACTTTTCCGGCTTTGGTTGTATAAATTTCCACCATAATTGTGGCCGGGCCGTCTTCGGTCAATGTCGTTTCGCCAAAGAAATCGGTTTTGATTTGATATTTTCCTTTTACTGCATTTCTTATCAAATATTGCTCTGGGCCGTAACCTTGTGTAAAATCTTTAGAAAATCTTCCGCCAATTTCTGTGTTGGTATGACTATAATAACATTCTTCGCCGGTTGGCTCAATTACATGCAAATCCAAATCAACATCCATTTGGTTCCAGTTCATGATAATTCTGATATCAACTGGCATTTTTGCCATATACTTTTTGTCTAATTTTCCTATTTTCAATCCAGGATGTTCGCTCATTAATCTGTTAATATCCATTAAAACAATATCTTCAACACCTTCATATTGTCCGCTCATTTCTCCGTAATAATTTACTTCAAGTGATTTTACTAATTCATCAAATGCCGCTTGATATTTTCCGGCATCTTCCAATGCTAAAGCATAATCTCTAAGACTTTGCGGTTCATGTTCTCTCCATTTTGCAACCTGTTTTGCGGTAAAAACAGCATCCTCATAATCTTTCCACTGACGCAAAGTATAAGTCAACGTTTTATAAAGTTGATGATTCTCTAAACCTAAATCGGCGATATTGCTAATAATCAGCAATGCTTTTTTAATGTCGCCTTGATTGTAGAAAAAGTGTGCCACATCAAAATAAAAACTCGGGTTTCTCTCTTGTGCTTTTCTCAATTCGAAATACAAGTCATATTGTTTTTCTTTTGATGCCGAAGCCAGCGCCTTTAAATACAATCTATCTGGATTCCAACTTTTTGTTTGAACAACACCACTATTTGAAGACTTCTTTTTCGTTGTGATAATAATAACTCCATTTACACCGCTGCTTCCATATGCAGAAATTCTAGCAGCATCTTTCACAACTTCTTCCGATTCAATATTATCTGACTTTATATCGGTCAATTCGCCATCGTAAAACTGACCATCAACTATAATTAAAGGTTTATTTGTATTTACTTGTATTACTTCATTGTTATTTGGCGACTGCGTTACTTGCAAGCCCGAAACTTTACCTTCGAGTGCCTGTGAAATATCTTTATTTTTTGAAGTCCCTTCTCCAAGAGCACCAACAACATCCGATTTTTTTTGAGTTCCATAGCCAACTACAACTGTTTCTTGAGGTTCTACAATCCTTTCATCTTTACTAATCACTTCACTCCCAACTTTTTTATCTTTTAATTCAGTGATTTTTGGCGTATCCTCAGTAATCTCCTGTGCTTTTGAAACAACTGGTGGAACAAATTTTACTTGATCAACTTTTGGTGCTTCCGTGTTATACACATTATTGTCTTCTTGAATTACTGTTGTAGCCGTTCCCGCACCAACAGGCTCATCAATTGTAAGTGTCGCATCTGGATCTCCTTTTATAGTTTCACCAGCGTGAGTATTTATATCACCATCTCTATATGCAACACTTGTTGGTGCTGGAGCTGATCTTTTATATTTATACTTCGATGCAATTTTCTGCCCATTGTATTTAACGTTCTTTTTCCACCAAACATTTAATCCGTTAAAATAACCCTCAATACTTTCCCAATTATTTTTTTGTTGTGCTAAAGTAGCATCGTGCTCTTGTTTTTTGATTTGATCAAATTCGGCGCGTAATTCTGCCGGTGGTAAAATATCATACATAATATAATCGCGAACATTTTCCAGAACAATCAAAGAAGTATTTTTTGTCACAATTCCGAATTTCTTTCCCAGAAGCTCAATTTCATCTGCATTTTTAGTGTATTGCAATTCAAGATTGGCAATTTTTTTCTGTGCCCAAAGTTTTTCAATATTTATATCCGAAGAATTTTGAACAGTCGCATCAAGCGTAATTTTCTTTTCTGAAACAACCTCATTATTATAGCCAAATAATAATGTAATTTCATTTTGTGGATTCAGCGAAATTCCTGAAAAACTGAAATTTCCAGAAACCGAAGTTCCTTCCATCGGAAATAAATCGGTCACAGTTAAATTCTCTTTTATGCCAAGAAACTTCAAACTTGTATTGGTCAATTTATCCAAAGCCGTTTCCGAATTTATCTGATTTAAATTGATAAAATTGCCACCCGTTTTCACTGAAGAAAAATTCAGAAAAGCAAAATCTGCCGAAACTGAAGATGTAATGGTGTAAATTGGCTTTTTTGTTTTTGGAAGAACATTTTCGCTCAAAGACGATAATCCGTCAGAAAAGAACAAATATTCATCTTGATTTTCAAAATTGATTTGCGAAAAACGAGTTCCACCATCGTATTTTGTTTTTTCTAAAACCATTTTTAGCTCAGACCAATTTCCATTTGAAACCACAAAATCTTTTTGTTTTTCGAAAGTATAATTCAAAAAGTACAAAGTCACTTTTGTGTTTTTTATTTTCTGAAAATAAGCATCCAACAAATCCAATTCTTTTTTCAAATCGCGCGTTTGACAGCTCAAAGAATTATCCCAAATCAAACCTATTGTATTTGGAGTTTTCTTCGCCATTTTGTTTCCATCAACAAAAGTATTTCCATAAAAATAATACTGCCCGCCAACATTCTGCATCACGACACTTGGAATATCTTGCCGAATCGGAATTTTAAAAAGTAATTTTTCAGAAGGCTGATAGTTTTCTTTCTTTTCAGAAGCTTCAAAAGATTGATTCCATTTTGAAAAAACAATTTCTTTTTCAGATTCTCCTGAAACAATTGGTTTTGCCACAGCGCCTAAAACCGAAACATTGATTTCAAATTTATCCAGCTTTTTTGGATAACGGCTCAAAAGCTGATATACCAAATTATCTTTATCTGAAGCTGAAAGTTCTTCTTCATAGCCAATAACTACGATTCTTTCTCCATTTGGCATTAACGGATAAATTCTGGTTTTAAAATTATTTCCATCGACTTTTTCCAATAATCCCGGATCAACACGACGGTGCTCGATGGCTTCAAAAACTTGTTTCCCTTTATTTTTGTTTACTGGAACAGCTTCTCTCAATTTCCCATTAATATCAATTGCATATCTGGAAACAGAAACATTTTCAGGTAACGGAAAAATAAGTTCTGCTTCCATTTGGCGTGTTCCCGAATTAAAAAAATGCATCTCAGCAGCAGTATATGCAATATTGCCTACAATTTTCACATTAACTTTGAGCTGACTCATTCTGACTTTCTCAGCATCATCGCCTTTGACCGTCAATTCTGGACTTTGCGCAAAATTTTTTGTTCCGATAAACAACAAGAAGAAAAGCAATAGATTCCAATTCATTTGACAAATACGCGCCGCAAACGAAAACAATTTTAATTTCATGATACAAAAATTAAGGTTCATATTGTCATAGAGAACAAAAAACAACAAAAGGTTGGGAAGATAATTATTTTATTTTTATCTGTTTAATCTGAATCCAACATAAGTTTATCTTACTGACCTTATGAACCATATCAAAAATCAAATTATTTAATTATATTCAGCAAGTAAATAATAGTAAAATGATATCAAAAACAAAATGCGCTGTAACAGCTTTATTGGCAATCTTTCTTGTTTCTAACGAATTGAAAGCACAAATAAAAGCAATCAATATAGAAAGCATGTATATTGCAAATCCACCCGTGACGACAAACAGCCACGCATCAACTTTAGTGGAATACAAACCAAATGAGATCTTAGCCGCTTGGTTTGGAGGAAAACACGAAGGGGCAAAAGATGTGGGAATTTATATTTCAGCTTATAAAGACAAAAAATGGTCGGCACCAAAAGAATTGATTCAGCCCCTAATAAAAGGTGCAGATACATTGCCTTGCTGGAATCCGGTTCTTTTTAAAGCTAAAAGCCAGAATTTGTATTTGTTTTACAAAGTAGGAAAAAATCCAAGAGAATGGTTTGGCGCTATGATTGTTTCAAAAGATAACGGAACAACTTGGGGAGAACCAAAATACTTTCCAGAAGGAATTTACGGACCAATTCGTAATAAACCAATTGAAACGACTCCGGGCGTAATTTTATGCGGAAGCAGTACAGAAAGCGTTAATACTGATGAATGGAGAATTCATGTTGAAGAATACACAGAAGCA comes from Flavobacterium sp. KACC 22761 and encodes:
- a CDS encoding nucleotide pyrophosphohydrolase; this translates as MDLKNAQLDVDTWIKEHGVRYFNELTNMAQLTEEVGEVARIIARRYGEQSEKESDKNKDLGEELADVVFVVLCLANQTGIDLQAAFDKKMDLKSVRDKDRHKNNDKLK
- the rsgA gene encoding ribosome small subunit-dependent GTPase A; the protein is MTGTVYKSTGSWYTVKSENGDFLECRMKGKFRIKGIKSTNPIAVGDIVDYELEETSDAVTGMIHNIHERKNYIVRKSVNLSKQIHIIASNIDQVFLLVTIDNPPTTTSFIDRFLVTAEAYGIEAILVFNKIDTLTEQTLDDQLYLQHIYQEIGYKCLRISSTENKGVDKLKEMMVGKVSMFSGHSGVGKSTLVNAMEPSLHLKTSVISEQSKQGQHTTTFAEMYDLSFDARIIDTPGIKGFGIVDMEPSEISGYFPEFFKLKDQCKFNNCLHKEEPHCAIKAALEKDEIAWSRYNSYLKILEGDEEHYRTDTYGEDRAASDETRK
- a CDS encoding VIT domain-containing protein — translated: MKLKLFSFAARICQMNWNLLLFFLLFIGTKNFAQSPELTVKGDDAEKVRMSQLKVNVKIVGNIAYTAAEMHFFNSGTRQMEAELIFPLPENVSVSRYAIDINGKLREAVPVNKNKGKQVFEAIEHRRVDPGLLEKVDGNNFKTRIYPLMPNGERIVVIGYEEELSASDKDNLVYQLLSRYPKKLDKFEINVSVLGAVAKPIVSGESEKEIVFSKWNQSFEASEKKENYQPSEKLLFKIPIRQDIPSVVMQNVGGQYYFYGNTFVDGNKMAKKTPNTIGLIWDNSLSCQTRDLKKELDLLDAYFQKIKNTKVTLYFLNYTFEKQKDFVVSNGNWSELKMVLEKTKYDGGTRFSQINFENQDEYLFFSDGLSSLSENVLPKTKKPIYTITSSVSADFAFLNFSSVKTGGNFINLNQINSETALDKLTNTSLKFLGIKENLTVTDLFPMEGTSVSGNFSFSGISLNPQNEITLLFGYNNEVVSEKKITLDATVQNSSDINIEKLWAQKKIANLELQYTKNADEIELLGKKFGIVTKNTSLIVLENVRDYIMYDILPPAELRAEFDQIKKQEHDATLAQQKNNWESIEGYFNGLNVWWKKNVKYNGQKIASKYKYKRSAPAPTSVAYRDGDINTHAGETIKGDPDATLTIDEPVGAGTATTVIQEDNNVYNTEAPKVDQVKFVPPVVSKAQEITEDTPKITELKDKKVGSEVISKDERIVEPQETVVVGYGTQKKSDVVGALGEGTSKNKDISQALEGKVSGLQVTQSPNNNEVIQVNTNKPLIIVDGQFYDGELTDIKSDNIESEEVVKDAARISAYGSSGVNGVIIITTKKKSSNSGVVQTKSWNPDRLYLKALASASKEKQYDLYFELRKAQERNPSFYFDVAHFFYNQGDIKKALLIISNIADLGLENHQLYKTLTYTLRQWKDYEDAVFTAKQVAKWREHEPQSLRDYALALEDAGKYQAAFDELVKSLEVNYYGEMSGQYEGVEDIVLMDINRLMSEHPGLKIGKLDKKYMAKMPVDIRIIMNWNQMDVDLDLHVIEPTGEECYYSHTNTEIGGRFSKDFTQGYGPEQYLIRNAVKGKYQIKTDFFGETTLTEDGPATIMVEIYTTKAGKVSRTLKTIQLGKVKENDVLAEIVW
- a CDS encoding sialidase family protein; the encoded protein is MISKTKCAVTALLAIFLVSNELKAQIKAINIESMYIANPPVTTNSHASTLVEYKPNEILAAWFGGKHEGAKDVGIYISAYKDKKWSAPKELIQPLIKGADTLPCWNPVLFKAKSQNLYLFYKVGKNPREWFGAMIVSKDNGTTWGEPKYFPEGIYGPIRNKPIETTPGVILCGSSTESVNTDEWRIHVEEYTEATDSWKKITVENNQNFNVIQPTFLIHSATDIQMLSRSKHNKVVSSWSGDNGKSWIRTNTINVINSNSGIDALTINKNLFLLVNNPLPQGKDWFNGRNILDVEYSKDGLNWKKLFDLEKQEKGEFSYPAIIQTTDKKIHILYTYDRKYIKHTTFDLN
- a CDS encoding DUF3857 domain-containing protein translates to MKPIKLFSLAIALLLFSKITAQEFKLGKVTVAELEQKAHPKDSAAPAAILYKKGKARIEYDQTDGFVTVTDVEARIKIYKKEGYDWANKAVWYYKQSNFTEKVYFSDAYTYNLVNGKIEKTKLKTEGTFDEVLNKYRSQKKITMPNVKEGSVIEYKYTIKSPSDRSIREWEFQETIPVNYSEFMTAIPEYYVFNSRQKGYVFPKMTVEKSPKSIIFTNKERSQGQVSTTTFSTDKIDYTETRTTYVAQDFPAIKEEAFVNNMDNYVSSIQHELSMTKFPNSQMKMYSTDWNSVAKTIYDYESFGPELNKTGYYEDDLKGLLAGKNTPEEKIWVILNHVKSNVKWNGYKGYDCDNGVKKAYKEKTGNIGDINLMLTSMLRYSGLEANPVLVSTRENGIALFPNRTAFDYVIAAVETPTGYLLLDASDKFSTPNILPFRTLNWSGRLIRKDGTSEEIELTPKKPSNDVVFMSYNIDAEGKISGKTRRQCSDHMALITRQKIDGVKQEDYLEKLENKNGKIEINDYSRTNEKDILLPTIETYSFTGNDLCEIIGGKIYVSPMLFFTNDKNPFKQEVREYPVDFGFPQLEKYSINIQIPDGFTVETLPASAAINMEDNAGSFKFVVAQNGNTVQFSIASQINDAIFSAEKYEMLKEYFKGMIAKETEKIVLKRI
- the dtd gene encoding D-aminoacyl-tRNA deacylase; the encoded protein is MKVVIQRVSEASVTVDGQKTADIQKGLLILVGIEDADTQEDIDWLAGKIIKMRIFGDENDVMNCSVQDVDGDIIAVSQFTLHASTKKGNRPSYIKAAKPDFAIPMYENFVKSLEKEFGKKIQTGIFGADMKVSLLNDGPVTIVMDSKNRE
- a CDS encoding DUF3857 domain-containing protein; the encoded protein is MRNPFFTLFLFLTTLNFYAQKANYAITTIPDSLKQNANAVVRLDQMDVNIVSQRSMVIKKQRVVTVLNDKGLSDIEAYEHYDKTTSINSIEAIVYDATGNEIKKIKRKDFRDQSAVSGSTLFSDNRVVYLNYTPISYPFTIAYTCETETSNTAFLPRWYFLSDYNESVEKCILNVTFPSDLGFKKKEFEFAGFNIKKTEETSTKLSYVASNILAQKAEELSPSPGDLFPKIIMGLEKFHLEGVDGTATTWEAFGKWYGEKILTGTTTLPEETKAKMKALVGNEKDPIKKAKIIYDYVQKKSRYVNIAIGIGGWKPMQASDVDRLGYGDCKALSNYTKALLEAVDVPSYNTILYGDRYKSNIQSDFVSMQGNHMILAIPNGDNYTWLECTSQDDPFGYQGTFTDDRDVLVVKPEGGQIVRTKVYDDKGNTQKDKGVYTIDENGHFSGSISIVSEGSQYNSKFRIEAYQPTEKEAHYKEYWDNINNLKLGKITFTNDKENIRFTEDVQLSAINYASISANKMIFALDAFNQNNQSVKRIRNRKNPFEIQRGYLDSDEIEVNLPAGFSIEFLPANYELKGKFGEYKTEIIKKDNNKLVYKRSMFLIKGKYSNKEYDEYRLFMEQISKNDNAKIILTKN